One window of the Carnobacterium maltaromaticum DSM 20342 genome contains the following:
- the mgtA gene encoding magnesium-translocating P-type ATPase: protein MAKKKTINYKVTDQIYKFAATSHRKKVVDHFSSSLDGLNTNEVLTTRKKYGSNEIQHEKPESIPAKLVRAFINPFTLVLLLLAAISFVTDYWIAAPADKDLTGVIIIVTMVTISGLLTFVQSVRSTNAAEKLRTMVKVTATVTRRTSGKTEIPMEELVCGDIVHLSAGDMIPADIRILKSKDLFISQAAMTGESNPVEKYEIDLAPNTKNSNVMDYENLAFMGSNVVSGSAMGIVIAVGPYTQFGRIAHDVSRKKGDTSFEKGINSVSWLLIRFMALMAPAVFIINGLTKGDWLEAFLFGLSVAVGLTPEMLPMIVTTNLVKGTLSMAKEGTIIKNINSIQNFGAIDVLCTDKTGTLTQDKIVLEYHLDVLGKENDRFLKHAFFNSYYQTGLKNLMDLAIIEASQNELNIPINEYEKIDEIPFDFNRRRMSVVIRNQDGKTQMITKGAVEEMLSISSHVEYMGEVTVLTETLKNKILKTVDDLNEDGLRVIAISQKTNPAAIGEFSVKDESDMVLMGYLAFLDPPKETTKPALEALAKNGVAVKILTGDNEKITRTVCKQVGIKVKNVIFGTDIDSLDDAQLTAVVEENNIFVKLSPQQKTRIVKTLRNNDHTVGFMGDGINDASAMKEADVGISVDTAVDIAKESADVILLEKDLLILEKGLISGRKIFGNIIKYIKMTASSNFGNMFSVLVGSAFLPFLPILPIQVLFLNLIYDISCISIPWDNVDKEYLEKPRKWDSSSIGSFMKWIGPTSSVFDITTYLLMFFVICPQVLGGSYSSLPPEKQLIFAALFNAGWFVESLWSQTLVIHALRTPKVPFLQSRASFIVTTVTGLGIAVGTVLPYTNLGAHLGMVPLPLNFFGWLALTIIAYLTLVTFMKKIYIKRFGELL, encoded by the coding sequence ATGGCTAAAAAGAAAACAATCAACTATAAAGTAACCGATCAAATTTATAAATTTGCAGCAACCTCTCATCGTAAAAAGGTGGTCGATCACTTTAGTTCATCACTAGATGGATTAAATACAAATGAGGTTCTAACAACGCGTAAAAAATATGGTAGCAATGAAATTCAGCATGAAAAACCTGAATCCATTCCAGCTAAACTTGTACGAGCTTTCATCAATCCTTTTACACTTGTTTTATTACTACTTGCTGCCATCTCATTTGTTACGGATTATTGGATTGCTGCTCCAGCAGATAAAGATTTAACAGGAGTAATCATCATCGTTACAATGGTGACAATCAGTGGTTTATTAACTTTTGTTCAATCCGTTCGTTCAACCAATGCAGCTGAAAAGCTAAGAACCATGGTTAAAGTGACTGCGACAGTAACTAGACGCACTAGCGGGAAAACTGAAATTCCAATGGAAGAATTAGTTTGCGGGGATATCGTTCACCTATCAGCTGGAGATATGATACCAGCTGATATCCGAATTTTGAAATCAAAAGACTTATTTATTAGCCAAGCTGCCATGACAGGTGAAAGTAATCCTGTTGAAAAATATGAAATTGATTTAGCTCCGAACACAAAAAATTCCAACGTGATGGACTATGAAAATTTAGCTTTTATGGGCAGCAATGTTGTGAGTGGTTCAGCAATGGGCATCGTTATTGCAGTCGGCCCTTATACGCAATTTGGCCGTATTGCCCATGATGTTTCAAGAAAAAAAGGTGATACTAGTTTTGAAAAAGGGATTAATTCTGTTTCTTGGTTATTGATTCGTTTTATGGCGCTAATGGCACCAGCTGTCTTTATTATTAACGGTTTAACAAAAGGCGATTGGTTAGAAGCTTTCTTATTTGGTTTATCAGTCGCAGTAGGCTTAACACCTGAAATGTTGCCCATGATTGTGACAACAAACTTAGTCAAAGGAACTCTTTCTATGGCTAAAGAAGGAACTATCATAAAAAATATCAATTCTATTCAAAATTTTGGTGCAATTGATGTGCTTTGTACCGATAAAACAGGGACATTAACACAAGACAAAATTGTCTTAGAGTACCATTTAGATGTCTTAGGTAAAGAAAATGATCGTTTTCTAAAACATGCTTTCTTCAACAGCTATTACCAAACAGGTCTTAAAAATTTAATGGATTTAGCGATTATCGAAGCAAGTCAAAATGAATTAAACATTCCCATTAATGAATACGAAAAAATAGATGAAATTCCTTTTGATTTTAATCGCAGACGGATGAGTGTCGTGATTCGAAACCAAGACGGGAAAACACAAATGATTACTAAAGGTGCCGTTGAAGAAATGTTGAGTATTTCTTCTCATGTAGAATATATGGGCGAAGTCACCGTTTTGACTGAGACTCTAAAAAATAAAATATTGAAAACTGTTGATGATCTAAATGAGGATGGTTTACGCGTTATCGCTATCTCTCAAAAAACGAATCCAGCAGCAATTGGTGAATTTTCAGTTAAAGATGAGTCAGATATGGTACTGATGGGCTATCTAGCTTTCCTTGATCCACCAAAAGAAACAACAAAACCCGCACTTGAAGCCTTAGCTAAAAATGGAGTAGCTGTAAAAATTCTGACAGGTGATAACGAAAAAATCACCCGAACTGTTTGTAAACAAGTTGGGATTAAAGTAAAAAATGTTATTTTTGGTACTGATATCGATTCGCTTGATGATGCCCAGCTAACTGCGGTAGTTGAAGAAAACAATATTTTTGTGAAACTATCTCCGCAACAAAAAACACGGATTGTAAAAACATTGCGTAATAATGACCATACAGTTGGTTTCATGGGTGATGGAATTAACGATGCTTCTGCAATGAAAGAAGCTGACGTTGGAATCTCTGTTGATACAGCTGTAGATATTGCTAAAGAATCAGCAGATGTTATTCTTTTAGAAAAAGATTTATTAATTCTAGAAAAAGGGCTAATTTCTGGTCGTAAAATATTTGGAAATATCATTAAATATATTAAAATGACAGCTAGCTCTAATTTTGGTAACATGTTCTCTGTTTTAGTCGGAAGTGCTTTTCTACCATTCTTACCAATCTTACCGATTCAAGTTCTCTTTTTAAATTTAATTTATGATATTTCATGTATCTCAATTCCTTGGGATAATGTCGACAAAGAATATTTAGAAAAACCTAGAAAATGGGATTCTTCTTCAATTGGATCTTTCATGAAATGGATTGGTCCAACAAGTTCAGTTTTTGATATTACAACATATCTGTTAATGTTCTTTGTCATTTGTCCACAAGTTTTAGGCGGAAGCTATAGCTCTCTTCCACCTGAAAAACAATTAATTTTTGCTGCTTTGTTTAATGCTGGTTGGTTTGTAGAATCCCTTTGGTCTCAAACATTAGTCATTCATGCATTACGGACTCCAAAAGTTCCGTTCCTACAAAGTCGGGCATCTTTCATTGTTACCACTGTTACAGGTTTAGGAATTGCTGTTGGAACAGTGTTGCCTTATACAAATTTAGGAGCTCACTTGGGCATGGTTCCACTCCCACTTAACTTCTTTGGTTGGTTAGCCTTGACGATTATCGCCTATCTAACCTTAGTAACCTTTATGAAAAAAATCTATATTAAACGCTTTGGTGAATTGCTTTAA
- a CDS encoding Cof-type HAD-IIB family hydrolase, whose amino-acid sequence MYQLIACDLDETLIGEDKQVSKENKLAIHQAQQKGVKFVIATGRGYRTVQDTLVELGLADLPAEYVISFNGGVITENKNNQVLEFNGITFEQGEQLFNFGLNYDVCMHIYTEDDVYIYNFHEEEKAYLNGRINNCIELIEPSIEFLRDIPLVKVLYQNLDKHYLEQIHADITPIVQDAFDISYSSNRYIEFNHQGVNKGSALLRLADRLGIPHNQTIAIGDNTNDLTMIKAAELGVSVQNGTPDVKKAANYIASETFREHAVAAVINKFVLK is encoded by the coding sequence ATGTATCAATTAATTGCTTGTGATTTAGATGAAACACTCATTGGTGAAGATAAACAAGTATCGAAAGAAAATAAATTAGCCATCCATCAAGCTCAACAAAAAGGTGTCAAATTCGTTATCGCAACAGGTCGTGGTTATCGAACGGTTCAAGATACCTTAGTCGAATTAGGGTTAGCAGATTTACCAGCAGAATATGTGATTTCATTTAATGGCGGAGTTATTACTGAAAATAAAAACAATCAAGTCTTAGAGTTCAATGGCATTACTTTTGAACAAGGCGAGCAACTTTTTAATTTTGGTCTAAATTATGATGTTTGTATGCATATCTATACAGAAGACGACGTCTATATTTACAATTTTCACGAAGAAGAAAAAGCGTATCTTAATGGTCGTATCAACAATTGCATTGAACTAATCGAACCCTCAATTGAGTTTTTACGTGATATTCCCTTGGTTAAAGTTTTGTATCAAAATCTAGATAAACATTATTTAGAACAAATCCACGCAGATATTACTCCTATTGTTCAAGATGCATTTGATATCAGCTATTCATCAAATCGATATATTGAATTTAATCATCAAGGAGTCAACAAAGGTTCTGCCTTATTACGCTTAGCAGATCGACTTGGAATTCCTCATAACCAAACGATTGCAATCGGAGACAATACAAATGATTTGACGATGATAAAAGCTGCCGAACTTGGAGTTAGTGTTCAAAATGGAACTCCTGATGTAAAAAAAGCTGCTAATTATATTGCATCTGAAACTTTTAGGGAACATGCGGTTGCGGCTGTAATTAATAAATTCGTATTGAAATAA
- a CDS encoding histidinol-phosphatase HisJ family protein translates to MVYADYHVHSDYSDDSWYLMEDVVKDAIQLGLEEICFTDHVDYGVKPDWQPEDIFQIGANKEVKNVHYDLYFSELERLTKKYADQIRIKTGLEFGMQVHTIEPFEKLYHSHSFDFILLSIHQIEDQEFWLGEFQKGRTHEEVYDCYYNEMLQLVTAYQDYSVLAHMDLVRRYLDKEVDLFHYSKAKIEKILKIVIANNKGIELNTSSERYEINGLTPSIEILKLYHELGGKIITIGSDSHKPEHLAWKIKESKELLKSIGYTQFCTFDKMEPIFHDL, encoded by the coding sequence ATGGTGTATGCAGATTACCATGTTCATAGCGATTATAGTGATGATTCTTGGTATTTAATGGAAGATGTTGTAAAAGATGCCATTCAACTTGGTTTAGAAGAAATATGTTTTACTGATCATGTAGATTATGGCGTCAAACCAGATTGGCAGCCAGAAGATATATTTCAAATAGGAGCGAATAAAGAGGTTAAGAATGTTCACTATGACTTATATTTTTCTGAATTAGAAAGGTTGACCAAAAAATATGCAGATCAAATAAGAATAAAGACTGGCTTAGAATTTGGTATGCAAGTTCATACAATTGAGCCATTTGAAAAGCTTTACCACTCCCACTCTTTTGATTTTATTTTGCTATCAATCCATCAAATTGAAGATCAGGAATTTTGGTTAGGAGAGTTTCAAAAAGGACGTACTCATGAGGAAGTTTATGATTGTTATTATAATGAAATGTTGCAACTAGTGACTGCTTATCAAGATTATAGCGTACTCGCTCATATGGATTTAGTCAGACGTTATTTAGACAAGGAAGTTGATCTATTTCATTACAGTAAAGCTAAAATAGAAAAGATCCTTAAAATTGTGATTGCCAATAATAAAGGAATTGAACTAAATACCTCTTCGGAGCGCTATGAAATCAATGGTTTAACTCCTTCTATTGAAATTCTAAAACTGTATCATGAACTTGGTGGCAAGATTATTACAATCGGAAGTGATAGCCATAAGCCTGAACATTTAGCATGGAAAATCAAAGAATCGAAAGAATTGTTGAAAAGTATTGGTTATACACAGTTCTGTACCTTTGATAAGATGGAACCTATTTTTCATGATTTATAA
- a CDS encoding NlpC/P60 family protein, which translates to MQKKAMKLVVLGLLSTSVLNMSLSVWADELDNKITSKETKINEVAQQEQKVEAELKSVQTDMATIENTAIELATKEKGLNQDKQRLNENIEKLTTIIDQREVEIANQARAAQVNGDPANYLRMITEATSISEVLGRIHAVWTLISANTSILKTQEQDKKLVEASQFEIDMTIKKLNETILASEKKKSELQNKQLQQVVLQSDLAARRSTEEEQKNKYIGEKEAAQLQQAENERLKKVADEQKLAEEKALAAAANKKTEDEKVQASNPTPVSVVEPEKPLEVTPPAQPQVPAPTPDPPTVGYNVPALLAEAQKWIGTPYSWGGGNTNGPSLGFGEGANTVGFDCSSFVQYVFGRLGIGLPRTTYQQEYQGTYLELSQLQAGDLIFWGGRGSTHHVGIYMGGNQYIHAPETGDVVKTSSVSSYNPPSFGVRVR; encoded by the coding sequence ATGCAGAAAAAAGCAATGAAATTAGTGGTACTTGGCTTATTGTCTACTTCCGTGCTTAATATGTCTTTAAGTGTTTGGGCAGATGAGCTGGATAATAAAATCACTTCAAAAGAAACAAAAATTAATGAGGTTGCCCAACAAGAACAAAAAGTAGAGGCAGAATTGAAATCGGTCCAAACAGATATGGCAACAATAGAAAATACGGCGATTGAATTAGCAACAAAAGAAAAAGGGTTAAATCAAGATAAGCAACGGTTAAATGAAAATATTGAAAAATTAACGACAATCATCGATCAAAGAGAAGTTGAAATAGCTAATCAAGCTCGAGCAGCTCAAGTTAATGGCGATCCAGCTAATTATTTGCGAATGATTACAGAAGCTACTTCAATATCTGAAGTTTTAGGAAGAATTCATGCAGTCTGGACGCTAATTTCTGCAAATACATCTATTCTTAAAACACAAGAGCAAGACAAAAAATTGGTAGAAGCGAGCCAATTTGAAATTGATATGACCATTAAGAAACTAAATGAAACCATTTTAGCATCAGAGAAAAAGAAATCTGAGCTGCAAAATAAGCAATTGCAACAAGTTGTTTTACAAAGTGACTTAGCAGCAAGACGTAGTACAGAGGAAGAGCAAAAAAATAAATATATTGGCGAAAAAGAAGCGGCACAATTACAACAAGCTGAGAATGAGCGTTTGAAGAAAGTTGCAGATGAGCAAAAACTAGCTGAAGAAAAAGCTTTGGCTGCAGCAGCTAACAAAAAAACGGAGGATGAAAAAGTTCAAGCATCTAACCCGACGCCTGTTAGTGTCGTAGAACCAGAAAAACCTTTGGAAGTAACTCCGCCTGCACAACCTCAAGTACCAGCACCCACACCGGATCCTCCAACGGTTGGTTATAATGTACCAGCGTTATTAGCGGAGGCCCAGAAATGGATTGGAACACCTTATTCTTGGGGTGGTGGAAATACAAATGGTCCAAGTTTAGGGTTTGGGGAAGGTGCCAATACAGTCGGTTTTGATTGTTCAAGTTTTGTTCAATATGTCTTTGGGCGTTTGGGAATTGGCTTGCCACGAACTACCTATCAACAAGAATATCAAGGAACCTATTTAGAATTAAGTCAGCTTCAAGCTGGTGATTTAATCTTTTGGGGTGGTCGAGGATCGACCCATCATGTAGGGATTTATATGGGCGGGAACCAGTATATTCATGCACCTGAAACTGGTGACGTAGTGAAAACTTCGAGTGTTTCTTCCTATAATCCACCAAGTTTTGGTGTCCGTGTTCGATAA